One stretch of Mustelus asterias chromosome 21, sMusAst1.hap1.1, whole genome shotgun sequence DNA includes these proteins:
- the lrrc4ba gene encoding leucine-rich repeat-containing protein 4C, whose amino-acid sequence MMMMVMKARQTQRMRFSSGRTVSRLILLTLWTLSLLTGLAQSHVCPKGCSCSNQFSKVICTRYELREVPESISTNTRYLNLQENIIQVIKADTFKQLRHLEILQLSKNLIRQVEVGAFNGLTNLNTLELFDNRLTTVPSGAFEYLSKLRELWLRNNPIESIPSYAFNRVPSLRRLDLGELKKLEYISDAAFEGLINLRYLNLGMCNLVEIPNLTPLIKLEELELSGNRLEVIQPGSFQGLTNLRKLWLMHAQIQLIERNAFDDLQSLEELNLSHNNLTSLPHDLFTPLHRLERVHLNHNPWHCNCDVLWLSWWLKETVPSNTTCCARCHSPPNLKARYIGELDQSHFTCYAPVIVEPPTDLNVTEGMAAELKCRAATSMTSVNWMTPNGTLMTHGSYRVRISVLHDGTLNFTNVTVQDTGLYTCLVSNSAGNATASATLNVSAVDSSNSYSYFTTVTVETVEVVDEPKSTEREPGPTPSGHWETPYSTTSLTPRSTKSTERAFTVPITTEMADNAMAGLDDVMKTTKIIIGCFVAITFMAAVMLIIFYKLRKQHQLHKHHGQTRTIEIINVEDDMAEATPGDSCLTLPAVDHEHLNHYTAYKAHYNNNTATAGGGGGGGGGAALNCTKNPLHNSVHEPLLFKSSSKENVQETQI is encoded by the coding sequence atgatgatgatggtgatgaAGGCACGTCAAACGCAGAGGATGAGATTCAGCTCGGGCAGGACTGTTAGCCGACTGATACTGCTCACCCTTTGGACTTTGTCACTGCTGACTGGCCTGGCCCAGTCCCACGTCTGCCCCAAGGGCTGCTCCTGCAGCAACCAGTTCAGCAAGGTGATCTGCACCCGCTACGAACTGCGGGAGGTCCCTGAAAGCATCTCCACCAACACCCGCTACCTGAACCTGCAGGAGAACATCATCCAGGTCATCAAGGCGGACACCTTCAAGCAACTGCGACACCTGGAGATCCTGCAGCTCAGCAAGAATCTGATCCGGCAGGTGGAGGTGGGGGCTTTTAATGGTCTCACCAACCTCAACACGCTGGAGCTCTTTGACAACCGGCTGACCACGGTTCCCAGCGGGGCCTTTGAGTACCTGTCCAAGCTCCGAGAGCTCTGGCTCAGAAATAACCCCATCGAGAGTATCCCTTCCTACGCTTTCAACCGGGTGCCCTCACTGAGACGCCTGGATCTGGGTGAGCTCAAGAAGCTGGAATACATCTCCGACGCTGCCTTTGAGGGGCTGATCAACCTGAGGTATCTCAACCTGGGCATGTGTAACCTGGTGGAGATCCCCAATCTCACCCCCCTCATCAAGCTGGAAGAGTTGGAGCTATCGGGCAACCGGCTGGAGGTGATCCAGCCCGGCTCCTTCCAAGGCCTCACCAACCTCCGCAAGCTGTGGCTGATGCACGCCCAGATCCAGCTGATCGAACGCAACGCCTTCGATGACCTCCAGTCGCTGGAGGAGCTCAACCTGTCTCACAACAACCTGACGTCGCTGCCCCACGACCTCTTCACGCCCCTGCACCGGCTGGAGCGGGTCCACCTCAACCACAACCCATGGCACTGCAACTGCGATGTCCTCTGGCTCAGCTGGTGGCTCAAGGAGACGGTGCCCAGCAACACCACCTGCTGTGCCCGCTGCCACTCGCCGCCCAACCTCAAGGCGCGCTACATCGGCGAGCTGGACCAGAGCCACTTCACGTGCTACGCGCCGGTCATCGTGGAGCCGCCCACCGACCTGAACGTGACCGAGGGCATGGCGGCCGAGCTCAAGTGCCGGGCAGCCACCTCCATGACCTCGGTCAACTGGATGACGCCAAACGGCACGTTGATGACCCACGGCTCGTACCGGGTGCGCATCTCGGTGCTGCACGACGGCACGCTTAACTTCACCAACGTGACGGTGCAGGACACGGGCTTGTACACCTGCCTGGTCAGCAACTCCGCTGGCAATGCCACCGCCTCGGCGACCCTCAACGTCTCGGCGGTGGACAGCAGCAACAGCTACAGCTACTTCACCACCGTGACGGTGGAGACGGTGGAGGTGGTGGACGAGCCCAAGTCGACGGAGCGCGAGCCGGGCCCCACCCCCTCGGGCCACTGGGAGACGCCGTACtccaccacctccctcaccccgcgCAGCACCAAGTCCACCGAGAGGGCCTTCACGGTGCCCATCACCACGGAGATGGCCGACAACGCCATGGCGGGTCTGGACGACGTGATGAAGACCACCAAGATCATCATTGGCTGCTTTGTGGCCATCACCTTCATGGCGGCTGTCATGCTCATCATCTTCTACAAGCTGAGGAAGCAACACCAACTCCATAAGCACCACGGCCAGACCCGCACCATCGAGATCATCAACGTGGAGGACGACATGGCCGAGGCCACGCCCGGCGACAGCTGCCTGACCCTGCCCGCCGTCGACCACGAGCACCTCAACCACTACACGGCCTACAAGGCCCACTACAACAACAACACCGccactgccgggggagggggcgggggaggggggggagcggccCTGAACTGCACCAAAAACCCGCTTCACAACTCTGTGCACGAACCGCTACTCTTTAAATCCAGCTCCAAAGAGAATGTGCAAGAGACACAGATTTGA